From the genome of Nicotiana sylvestris chromosome 2, ASM39365v2, whole genome shotgun sequence, one region includes:
- the LOC138886187 gene encoding nucleolin 2-like, with translation MLAQKTVASGALRKVLNERLKASQVKESPAPKSDSSSEYESFQSMTEGDGHGSSDSKKPQESPSEVSSSVVENLETRFVLVGPIRDVDLPEMSRSGGKKKSEKEKEREGTCGEERGKRKGAILSICRVAQDRLDENGMKSGRSGSGEAAEKTLTDLLKKVGASYDPKKCKATTPKASNVPKPSKKRKVTFPTPTASLVPRGRATRSKVKQSEADLQKALEESNKRKKDKGNGKVAEYSEAVEEEEMELVHRERSTTVEVPTPKPKKPKTSSKTSSSVPVVVEPTLAKRTRSVVKAKQTKVSDDGDWSKEEEENDSEKEQDKLAIFGRRKILKGRLLKDLVEPGMMKLVDSLAAQG, from the exons ATGCTTGCTCAAAAAACGGTAGCATCTGGGGCTCTGAGGAAGGTTttaaatgaaaggttgaaagctagccaagtgaaagAAAGCCCAGCTCCGAAGTCCGATTCTAGCTCTGAGTATGAATCCTTTCAATCCATGACCGAGGGAGATGgacatgggtcttctgactctaAAAAGCCTCAAGAATCTCCTTCTGAGGTAAGTTCTTCTGTGGTTGAAAActtagaaactaggtttgttctggttggaccCATTAGGGATGTTGATTTGCCTGAGATgagtaggagtggaggtaaaaagaagtctgaaaaagaaaaagagagagagggtacATGTGGTGAAGAGAGAGGTAAAAGGAAGGGAGCAATTCTTTCTATATGTAGGGTTGCACAAGATAGGTTAGATGAGAATGGCATGAAGTCAGGGAGAAGTGGTTCTGGGGAAGCAGCTGAGA AAACCTTGACTGACCTactgaaaaaggttggggcaagttatgacccaaagaaaTGCAAAGCTACTACACCAAAAGCCTCAAATGTTCCCAAGCCATCCAAGAAAAGAAAAGTCACATTCCCAACACCTACTGCCTCTTTAGTGCCTAGgggtagagccacaagaagcaaGGTAAAACAGAGTGAAGCTGATCTACAAAAGGCTTTAGAAGAAAgcaataaaaggaaaaaggataaGGGAAATGGAAAGGTTGCAGAATACTCAGAGGCTGTTGAGGAAGaagagatggaactggtccatcgaGAGAGGAgtacaacagtggaggttcctacacccaaGCCTAAGAAACCAAAGACTTCGTCCAAGACATCCTCCTCTGTGCCTGTAGTTGTTGAACCCACACTAGCTAAGAGGACAAGATCTGTAGTGAAAGCTAAACAAACCAAAGTTTCTGATGATGGTGATTggagtaaagaagaagaagaaaatgattctgAAAAGGAACAGGACAAGCTTGCCATTTTTGGCAGAAGAAAGATTTTAAAGGGTAGACTGTTgaaggacctggtggaaccaggaatgatgAAATTGGTAGACTCTTTGGCTGCTCAGGGatag